Proteins from a genomic interval of Nocardia sp. BMG51109:
- a CDS encoding PspA/IM30 family protein, whose protein sequence is MANPFVKAWKYLMALFDSKIEENADPKVQIQQAIEEAQRQHQALSQQAASVIGNQRQLEMKLNRQLDEVEKLNANARQAVQLADQAQAAGDTDKAIQYTNAAEAFAAQLVTAEQSIEDLKVLHDQSLQAAAQAKKAVEQNAMTLQQKVAERTKLLSQLEQAKMQEQVSASLQSMDSTLSAPGSTPSLDSVREKIERRYANALGAAELAGNSVQGRMAEVQQASVQMAGHNRLEQIRASMRGDSLPAGDASQQSLSAPTPQPQPQVNPQQANKDQAAQQ, encoded by the coding sequence ATGGCTAATCCGTTCGTCAAGGCCTGGAAGTACCTCATGGCCCTCTTCGATTCCAAGATCGAGGAGAACGCGGATCCTAAGGTCCAGATTCAGCAGGCTATCGAGGAGGCCCAGCGCCAGCATCAGGCCCTGTCGCAGCAGGCGGCGTCGGTGATCGGCAACCAGCGTCAGCTGGAGATGAAGCTGAACCGCCAGCTCGACGAGGTGGAGAAACTCAACGCCAACGCCCGGCAGGCGGTTCAGCTGGCCGATCAGGCGCAGGCCGCGGGCGATACCGACAAGGCGATCCAGTACACCAACGCGGCCGAGGCCTTCGCCGCGCAGCTGGTTACCGCCGAGCAGTCGATCGAGGACCTGAAGGTGCTGCACGACCAGTCGCTGCAGGCCGCCGCGCAGGCCAAGAAGGCGGTCGAGCAGAACGCGATGACCTTGCAGCAGAAGGTCGCCGAGCGCACGAAGCTGCTGAGCCAGCTCGAGCAGGCGAAGATGCAGGAGCAGGTCAGCGCCTCGCTGCAGTCGATGGACTCCACGCTGTCCGCGCCCGGCAGCACGCCGAGCCTGGATTCGGTGCGCGAGAAGATCGAGCGCCGCTACGCCAACGCGCTCGGCGCCGCGGAGCTGGCGGGCAACTCGGTGCAGGGCCGCATGGCGGAGGTCCAGCAGGCCAGCGTGCAGATGGCCGGCCACAACCGCCTCGAGCAGATCCGCGCGTCCATGCGGGGCGACTCGCTGCCGGCCGGCGACGCTTCCCAGCAGTCCCTGTCGGCGCCGACCCCGCAGCCGCAGCCCCAGGTCAACCCGCAGCAGGCCAACAAGGACCAGGCCGCGCAGCAGTAG
- a CDS encoding helix-turn-helix domain-containing protein codes for MTLLREAIGESLRRARVAQSRTLREVSTSARVSLGYLSEVERGRKEASSELLAAICQALDVPLARVLSDVSAAMTDADEAAAVPARPVSAPEADQAPATASTASTAVPLGAIAEDTRIVIPAPRAEKLVLVQAK; via the coding sequence ATGACGCTGCTGCGAGAGGCCATCGGGGAAAGTCTGCGGCGTGCTCGGGTCGCTCAGAGCCGGACCCTGCGGGAGGTGTCGACGTCGGCTCGGGTGAGTCTCGGTTATCTGTCCGAGGTGGAGCGCGGCCGCAAGGAGGCCTCCAGCGAACTGCTGGCGGCCATCTGCCAGGCGCTGGACGTGCCGCTGGCCCGGGTGCTGTCGGATGTGAGCGCGGCGATGACCGATGCCGACGAGGCGGCCGCCGTGCCCGCTCGGCCGGTGTCCGCGCCGGAGGCCGATCAGGCGCCGGCCACCGCGTCCACCGCGTCCACGGCGGTGCCGCTGGGCGCCATCGCCGAGGACACCCGGATCGTGATCCCGGCGCCGCGGGCGGAAAAGCTGGTACTGGTACAGGCGAAGTGA
- a CDS encoding CinA family protein encodes MSPADPLTAVVPAAALVSLLKQENLTVATAESLTAGLLAATIAGVPGASAVLRGGLIVYATELKRSLAGVSEDTLAADGPVAASTAGQLAVGARTVCGADWGVGLTGVAGPDEQDGWPVGTVFLGLAGPESTEVLRLKLSGDRWTIRMEAVRSAVAELVRGLGRRISGNQPGDV; translated from the coding sequence GTGAGTCCGGCGGATCCGCTCACCGCGGTCGTTCCCGCGGCCGCTCTCGTCTCCCTGCTGAAACAGGAGAATCTGACCGTGGCGACGGCCGAGTCGCTGACGGCGGGACTGCTGGCGGCGACCATCGCCGGCGTACCGGGTGCCAGCGCGGTGCTGCGCGGCGGCCTGATCGTCTACGCCACCGAGCTGAAGCGCAGCCTGGCCGGGGTGAGCGAGGACACACTGGCCGCCGACGGCCCGGTCGCCGCGAGTACCGCCGGACAGCTCGCGGTCGGCGCGCGCACGGTCTGCGGTGCCGACTGGGGCGTCGGCCTCACCGGCGTCGCGGGACCGGACGAGCAGGACGGGTGGCCGGTCGGCACGGTGTTCCTCGGGCTGGCGGGGCCGGAGAGTACCGAGGTGTTGCGGTTGAAACTGTCCGGCGACCGGTGGACGATCAGGATGGAAGCGGTGCGTTCGGCCGTGGCCGAACTCGTCCGGGGCCTGGGACGGCGGATATCCGGGAACCAACCGGGCGACGTGTGA
- the pgsA gene encoding CDP-diacylglycerol--glycerol-3-phosphate 3-phosphatidyltransferase — MSVQSDDMDSAWVEAGRARANLVSVPARAAEPAAVPLLNVANVLTVARILVVPLFLLALFAGGGHETGWRIAATVLFAVAAVTDRIDGQLARKYGLVTDFGKLADPIADKALIGSALIGLSVLGDLAWWITLVICAREIGVTLLRMAVVRRGVIPAGRGGKLKTLVQSLAIGVLLLPLSGAFETAGLVLMYVAVALTVVTGLDYVVQAARLRFGPVRR, encoded by the coding sequence GTGAGCGTGCAGAGCGACGATATGGACAGCGCCTGGGTCGAGGCGGGCCGGGCGCGGGCGAATCTGGTCTCGGTTCCGGCCCGCGCCGCCGAGCCGGCCGCGGTGCCGCTGTTGAACGTCGCCAACGTGCTGACCGTGGCCCGGATTCTGGTCGTACCGCTGTTCCTGCTGGCGCTGTTCGCCGGCGGCGGGCACGAGACCGGCTGGCGGATCGCGGCGACGGTCCTGTTCGCGGTCGCGGCCGTCACCGACCGCATCGATGGGCAGCTGGCCCGTAAGTACGGCCTGGTCACCGATTTCGGCAAGCTGGCAGACCCGATCGCGGACAAGGCGCTGATCGGCTCGGCGCTGATCGGACTGTCGGTCCTGGGCGATCTGGCCTGGTGGATCACCCTGGTGATCTGCGCCCGGGAGATCGGGGTGACGCTGCTGCGGATGGCGGTGGTGCGCCGCGGGGTGATCCCGGCCGGGCGCGGCGGCAAGCTGAAGACGCTGGTGCAGTCGCTGGCCATCGGGGTGTTGCTGCTGCCGCTGTCGGGTGCGTTCGAAACGGCCGGGCTGGTGCTGATGTACGTGGCGGTGGCGTTGACCGTGGTCACCGGCTTGGATTACGTGGTGCAGGCGGCCCGGCTGCGGTTCGGCCCGGTCCGGCGGTGA
- a CDS encoding amino-acid N-acetyltransferase, with protein sequence MRRARTSDVPDIKTLVDVYAGRILLEKNLVTLYEAVQEFWVAELDGRVVGCGALHVLWADLGEVRTVAVHPRVKGMGIGRLLVDKLIATARELELRRLFVLTFEVDFFERHGFTEIDGTPVTAEVFAEMCRSYDTGVAEFLDLSYVKPNTLGNTRMLLNL encoded by the coding sequence GTGCGCCGTGCCCGGACCTCGGACGTGCCCGATATCAAGACCTTGGTCGACGTGTACGCGGGCCGGATCCTGCTGGAGAAGAACCTGGTCACCCTCTACGAGGCGGTGCAGGAGTTCTGGGTGGCCGAACTGGACGGCCGGGTGGTCGGCTGCGGCGCGCTGCACGTGCTGTGGGCCGATCTCGGCGAGGTGCGCACGGTGGCGGTGCATCCGCGGGTGAAGGGCATGGGCATCGGCCGACTGCTCGTCGACAAGCTCATCGCGACCGCCCGCGAGCTGGAACTGCGGCGGCTGTTCGTACTCACCTTCGAGGTGGATTTCTTCGAGCGGCACGGCTTCACCGAGATCGACGGCACCCCGGTGACCGCGGAGGTGTTCGCGGAGATGTGCCGCTCCTACGACACCGGTGTGGCGGAGTTCCTCGACCTCAGCTACGTCAAGCCGAACACCCTCGGCAATACTCGAATGCTGTTGAACCTGTAG
- a CDS encoding YciI family protein yields MPIFAVHYTYSEATAPGRDEHRPAHRAWLSGLVDRGVVLSSGPYPDGSGALILFRADDGAAMAKLLAEDPFAQQNLIDAQRFVEWQPVMGAFAE; encoded by the coding sequence GTGCCGATCTTCGCCGTCCACTACACCTATTCCGAGGCGACGGCGCCGGGCCGCGACGAGCACCGGCCCGCCCACCGCGCGTGGCTGTCCGGACTGGTCGACCGCGGTGTCGTGCTGTCCTCGGGCCCCTACCCCGACGGCTCGGGCGCGCTGATCCTGTTCCGCGCCGACGACGGTGCGGCGATGGCGAAGCTGCTGGCCGAGGACCCGTTCGCGCAGCAGAACCTGATCGACGCCCAGCGATTCGTGGAATGGCAGCCGGTGATGGGGGCCTTCGCGGAGTAA
- a CDS encoding nuclear transport factor 2 family protein, which translates to MHPFRQAVESQDAAAIEALLADDVVFTSPVAFKPYPGKALTAAILRGVIRVFEDFRYVREIADPNERDAALVFEATVAGKKLTGCDFIHLDDEGKVDDLTVMVRPLSAATALAEAMGTQFDRIQQEATEQLRRESADA; encoded by the coding sequence ATGCATCCGTTCCGGCAGGCCGTCGAATCCCAGGACGCGGCGGCCATCGAGGCGCTGCTGGCCGACGATGTCGTGTTCACGAGCCCCGTGGCGTTCAAGCCCTATCCGGGGAAGGCCCTCACCGCCGCGATCCTGCGCGGCGTGATCCGGGTGTTCGAGGACTTCCGGTATGTCCGCGAGATCGCCGATCCGAACGAGCGGGACGCGGCGCTCGTCTTCGAGGCGACCGTGGCCGGTAAAAAGCTGACCGGCTGCGACTTCATACACCTCGACGACGAGGGCAAGGTCGACGACCTGACGGTGATGGTGCGCCCGCTCTCGGCGGCAACCGCGCTCGCCGAGGCGATGGGCACGCAGTTCGACCGAATCCAGCAGGAGGCCACCGAGCAACTCCGGCGCGAGTCCGCCGACGCCTGA
- a CDS encoding TIGR03668 family PPOX class F420-dependent oxidoreductase — protein sequence MRLDEREALRRFRAARVARLATADAAGQPHLVPVTFAVAPDAPVVVIAIDHKPKTTTDLRRLRNIAANDRVCLLADEYDEDWTRLWWVRLDGTAHILTAEPDRAGPIAWLTAKYSQYQGNPPHGPVIRIAADIVTGWSFRD from the coding sequence GTGCGATTGGACGAACGCGAGGCGCTGCGACGGTTCCGCGCGGCCCGCGTGGCCCGGCTCGCCACGGCCGACGCGGCCGGGCAGCCGCACCTGGTCCCGGTCACGTTCGCCGTGGCCCCGGACGCGCCGGTGGTGGTGATCGCGATCGATCACAAACCGAAGACCACGACCGACCTGCGGCGGCTTCGCAATATCGCGGCGAACGACCGCGTCTGCCTGCTCGCCGACGAATACGACGAGGACTGGACGCGGCTGTGGTGGGTGCGCCTGGACGGCACCGCGCACATCCTCACCGCCGAGCCCGACCGCGCCGGACCGATCGCCTGGCTCACCGCCAAATACTCCCAGTACCAAGGGAATCCACCGCACGGGCCGGTGATTCGGATCGCCGCCGATATCGTCACCGGCTGGTCGTTCCGCGACTGA
- a CDS encoding helix-turn-helix domain-containing protein: protein MTTLRGDVFDPACPTRRLLDRIGTKWVSMVVKLLAEADPGEVRFAELRRRMPGVSQKMLSVTLQNLTRDGLVARRVEPTVPPKVYYRLTDLGLSLEVPLAALRAWAEEHMVVIDGVAAAGGDRMSAGDRPAE, encoded by the coding sequence GTGACTACCCTGCGCGGCGACGTATTCGATCCGGCCTGCCCCACTCGCCGATTGCTGGACCGGATCGGCACGAAATGGGTGTCCATGGTGGTCAAGCTGCTCGCCGAGGCCGATCCGGGCGAGGTGCGGTTCGCCGAACTGCGGCGTCGCATGCCGGGTGTCTCCCAGAAGATGCTGTCGGTGACCCTGCAGAACCTGACGCGCGACGGTCTGGTCGCCCGCCGGGTCGAGCCGACGGTCCCGCCGAAGGTGTACTACCGGCTCACCGATCTCGGTCTGTCCCTCGAGGTTCCGCTGGCCGCGCTGCGGGCGTGGGCCGAGGAGCATATGGTCGTCATCGACGGTGTCGCGGCGGCAGGTGGCGACCGGATGTCCGCGGGCGATCGCCCGGCGGAGTAG
- a CDS encoding alpha/beta fold hydrolase, with the protein MVLSAAEIPVRRVAANGIDINVAVAGTGPAVLLLHGFPHTWRLWSDVIGALAPSHRVIAPDLRGLGASARPDDGYDAETLAADAAGLLDALGERNAAVVGIDLGTPPAFLLAMRRPERVRRLVVMESLLGRLPGAEDFLRDGPPWWFGFHAVPGLAERVLSDHESAYVDWFLTAGTRGRGVPPELRDAFVEAYTGPDALRAAFAHYRAMPESARRIERAVAETRLRVPTLAIGAHPVGNALARQLAPHTDDLTGRVIPRCGHIIPIDGAADLHPLLADFLAP; encoded by the coding sequence ATGGTCCTCTCGGCAGCCGAGATCCCGGTGCGGCGGGTAGCGGCGAACGGTATCGATATCAACGTCGCCGTCGCGGGCACCGGCCCGGCCGTCCTACTGCTGCACGGCTTTCCGCACACCTGGCGGCTGTGGTCCGACGTGATCGGCGCCCTCGCTCCGTCGCATCGGGTCATCGCGCCGGATCTGCGCGGGCTCGGTGCCAGCGCCCGCCCCGACGACGGCTACGACGCCGAGACCCTGGCCGCCGACGCCGCCGGGCTGCTCGACGCCCTGGGCGAGCGGAATGCCGCGGTCGTCGGCATCGACCTCGGCACACCCCCGGCCTTCCTGCTGGCGATGCGCCGGCCGGAGCGGGTCCGGCGGCTCGTGGTGATGGAGTCGCTGCTGGGCCGGCTGCCGGGCGCCGAGGACTTCCTGCGCGACGGTCCACCGTGGTGGTTCGGCTTCCACGCCGTACCCGGTCTGGCCGAACGCGTCCTGTCCGACCACGAATCCGCCTACGTCGACTGGTTTCTGACCGCGGGAACGCGAGGCCGCGGCGTGCCGCCGGAGTTGCGCGACGCCTTCGTCGAGGCCTACACCGGCCCCGACGCGCTGCGTGCCGCCTTCGCGCACTACCGCGCCATGCCCGAGAGCGCCCGCCGGATCGAACGCGCCGTCGCCGAGACCCGCCTGCGCGTACCGACACTGGCGATCGGCGCACATCCGGTGGGCAATGCCCTCGCCCGCCAGCTCGCGCCGCATACCGACGACCTGACCGGCCGCGTGATTCCCCGCTGCGGGCACATCATTCCGATCGACGGCGCCGCCGACCTGCACCCGCTACTCGCGGATTTTCTTGCGCCGTAA
- a CDS encoding mechanosensitive ion channel family protein — translation MDVLEEVLRPLIVFTGTLLVTVAVGLLVDRLLRYSASKHPRTRLPGLLRRVQLPLQILLAATGVHSTYSLAQLDLRQDEVILNVLATVAILAAAWLTIRIVDAFAENTLDQYAGRTADAARVRRLHTQLTLVRRIVTALLAVTTAAVVMLLLFPNLRTLGTSLLASAGVIGIIAGVAAQSTLGNLMAGLQIAFGDSVRIGDTVVVEGEWGTVEEITLSYLTVRIWDDRRLTMPVSYFNSKPYENWSKGGTQITGTVFLYLDHNTPVPQLREHLYDYLRQREDWDGRNWNLLVTDSTPTSIVVRASMSARNADDVWTLRCAVREELLGWLVANHPQALPRIPTALVESDSPAMAE, via the coding sequence TTGGACGTCTTGGAGGAGGTACTGCGCCCGCTGATCGTCTTCACCGGCACACTCTTGGTTACCGTGGCCGTCGGCCTCCTGGTGGACCGGTTGCTGCGATACAGCGCGAGCAAGCATCCGCGGACCCGGCTGCCCGGCCTGCTGCGCCGGGTGCAGTTGCCGCTGCAGATCCTGCTGGCGGCGACCGGGGTGCATTCGACCTACTCCCTGGCCCAGCTGGATCTGCGCCAGGACGAGGTGATCCTCAACGTGCTGGCGACGGTGGCGATCCTGGCCGCCGCCTGGCTCACCATCCGCATCGTCGACGCCTTCGCCGAGAACACGCTGGACCAATACGCCGGCCGGACCGCCGACGCCGCGCGGGTGCGCCGCCTGCACACCCAGCTCACCCTGGTGCGCCGGATCGTGACCGCGCTGCTCGCGGTGACCACGGCGGCCGTGGTGATGCTGCTGCTGTTCCCGAACCTGCGCACGCTGGGCACCTCGCTGCTGGCGTCGGCCGGTGTCATCGGCATCATCGCCGGCGTGGCCGCGCAGTCGACGCTCGGCAACCTCATGGCGGGCCTGCAGATCGCCTTCGGCGATTCGGTGCGGATCGGTGACACGGTGGTGGTCGAGGGGGAGTGGGGCACGGTCGAGGAGATCACGCTGTCCTACCTCACCGTGCGGATCTGGGACGACCGCCGGCTGACCATGCCGGTCTCGTACTTCAACAGCAAGCCGTACGAGAACTGGTCCAAGGGCGGCACGCAGATCACCGGCACCGTATTCCTCTATCTGGACCACAACACCCCGGTACCGCAGCTGCGCGAGCACCTATACGACTATCTGCGGCAGCGCGAGGACTGGGACGGCCGCAACTGGAACCTCCTGGTCACCGACAGCACCCCGACCAGCATCGTGGTGCGGGCGTCCATGTCGGCGCGCAATGCCGACGACGTGTGGACGCTGCGCTGCGCGGTCCGCGAGGAACTGCTCGGCTGGCTCGTGGCCAACCATCCCCAGGCGCTGCCCAGGATCCCGACCGCGCTGGTAGAGAGCGATTCGCCCGCTATGGCGGAGTGA
- a CDS encoding DNA translocase FtsK has protein sequence MAGKSRGTTTSRARAGSTRGRAPARSRSAGSRTRSTPRGRTTPARRPARRRSETAPLAVLGRGIGGGWSMIARGVGATTRTLSRAGEIEHGHRRDGIALALIAFSVVIAAAVWLAAGGPVGHAVDTAIRWITGSASATLPFVAAGIAVILMRTEPRPEIRPRLVLGGLLVGLPALGLWHIAAGAPTDPDGRAHAAGFAGFVVGGPLRDGLTAWLAVPLLLIAIVFGVLLVTGTTVREVPERVRELFGFGENDGYDERYGPYDPENYDADGFPVHRSKSRRRGRTPEENYPTDEFGDADAVTEVIGEPPLREAKDIAKDDAAAGSSATPPAAAEKPAAKPKPKKTPKVVDQTPEPPAQQQLEFVTERQVEGDYQLPPLTLLVDGDPPKRRSAANESMIEAITEVMVQFKIDAAVTGFVRGPTVTRYEVELGPGVKVEKITALARNIAYAVATENVRLLAPIPGKSAVGIEVPNSDRELVRLADVLKAPSTRNDHHPLVIGLGKNIEGEFLAANLSKMPHLLVAGSTGSGKSSFVNSMLVSLLQRATPDEVRMILIDPKMVELTPYEGIPHLITPIITQPKKAAAALAWLVEEMEQRYQDMQATRVRHIDDFNKKVKSGEITTPLGSERVYRPYPYILAIVDELADLMMTAPRDVEDAIVRITQKARAAGIHLVLATQRPSVDVVTGLIKTNVPSRLAFATSSLTDSRVILDQPGAEKLIGMGDGLFLPMGANKPTRLQGAYISDEEIHAVVDFTKNQAEPEYQEGVTSAKAGEKKEVDPDIGDDLDLFVQAVELVVTSQFGSTSMLQRKLRVGFAKAGRLMDLMETRNVVGPSEGSKARDVLVKPDELEGLLYTIKGGGEPVEVGDPEGEG, from the coding sequence ATGGCAGGTAAGTCCCGCGGCACCACGACCTCACGTGCGCGGGCGGGATCGACCCGGGGGAGGGCTCCGGCACGGTCTCGTTCCGCCGGTTCGCGGACGAGGTCGACGCCGCGCGGGCGCACCACTCCGGCCCGCCGTCCGGCCCGCCGCCGGTCCGAGACCGCCCCGCTGGCCGTGCTGGGGCGCGGCATCGGCGGCGGCTGGTCCATGATCGCGCGCGGGGTCGGTGCCACCACCCGCACGCTGAGCCGGGCGGGGGAGATCGAGCACGGGCACCGCCGCGACGGAATCGCGCTGGCGCTCATCGCCTTCAGCGTCGTCATCGCCGCGGCGGTGTGGCTGGCCGCGGGCGGGCCGGTCGGGCACGCCGTCGATACCGCGATCCGGTGGATCACCGGCTCCGCCTCCGCCACCTTGCCGTTCGTGGCCGCCGGCATCGCCGTGATCCTCATGCGCACCGAGCCCCGTCCCGAGATCCGGCCGCGGCTGGTGCTGGGCGGGCTGCTGGTCGGCCTGCCCGCGCTGGGGCTGTGGCATATCGCCGCGGGCGCGCCCACCGATCCGGACGGCCGCGCCCATGCCGCCGGGTTCGCCGGATTCGTCGTGGGCGGGCCGCTGCGCGACGGGCTGACCGCCTGGCTGGCGGTGCCGCTGCTGTTGATCGCCATCGTGTTCGGCGTGCTGCTGGTGACCGGCACGACGGTGCGCGAGGTGCCCGAGCGGGTCCGGGAGCTGTTCGGCTTCGGCGAAAACGACGGCTACGACGAACGTTACGGGCCCTACGATCCGGAAAACTATGACGCCGACGGCTTCCCGGTGCACCGGAGCAAGTCCCGGCGGCGCGGCCGCACGCCCGAGGAGAACTACCCGACCGACGAATTCGGCGACGCCGACGCGGTCACCGAGGTCATCGGGGAACCGCCGCTGCGCGAGGCCAAGGACATCGCCAAGGACGACGCGGCCGCGGGCTCCTCGGCCACGCCGCCCGCGGCGGCCGAGAAGCCCGCGGCCAAGCCGAAACCCAAGAAGACACCCAAGGTGGTCGACCAGACCCCCGAACCGCCCGCGCAGCAGCAACTGGAATTCGTCACCGAGCGCCAGGTCGAGGGCGACTATCAGCTGCCGCCGCTGACGTTGCTCGTCGACGGCGATCCGCCCAAGCGCCGCAGCGCCGCCAACGAATCCATGATCGAGGCCATCACCGAGGTCATGGTGCAGTTCAAGATCGACGCCGCGGTCACCGGATTCGTCCGCGGCCCGACGGTCACCCGGTACGAGGTGGAGCTCGGGCCCGGTGTGAAGGTCGAGAAGATCACCGCGCTGGCCCGCAACATCGCGTATGCCGTTGCGACGGAGAACGTCCGGCTGCTGGCGCCGATCCCGGGCAAGTCGGCGGTCGGCATCGAGGTGCCCAACTCCGACCGCGAACTGGTGCGCCTGGCCGACGTGCTCAAGGCGCCCTCGACGCGAAACGACCACCACCCGTTGGTGATCGGGCTCGGCAAGAACATCGAGGGCGAGTTCCTCGCCGCCAACCTGTCGAAGATGCCGCATCTGCTGGTGGCCGGCTCCACCGGTTCGGGTAAGTCGAGCTTCGTCAACTCGATGCTGGTGTCGCTGCTGCAACGCGCGACGCCCGACGAGGTGCGGATGATCCTCATCGACCCCAAGATGGTGGAACTCACGCCCTACGAGGGCATTCCGCATCTGATCACGCCCATCATCACGCAGCCGAAGAAGGCCGCCGCCGCGCTGGCCTGGCTGGTGGAGGAGATGGAGCAGCGGTACCAGGACATGCAGGCCACCCGGGTCCGCCACATCGACGACTTCAACAAGAAGGTGAAGTCGGGGGAGATCACCACGCCGCTGGGCAGCGAACGGGTCTACCGGCCGTACCCGTACATCCTCGCCATCGTCGACGAGCTGGCCGACCTGATGATGACCGCGCCGCGCGACGTCGAGGACGCGATCGTGCGCATCACCCAGAAGGCCCGCGCCGCGGGCATCCACCTGGTGCTGGCGACCCAGCGGCCGTCGGTGGACGTGGTCACCGGCCTGATCAAGACCAATGTGCCCTCCCGGCTGGCCTTCGCCACCTCGTCGCTGACCGACTCGCGGGTCATCCTCGACCAGCCGGGCGCGGAGAAGCTGATCGGCATGGGCGACGGGCTGTTCCTGCCGATGGGCGCGAACAAGCCGACCCGCCTGCAGGGCGCGTACATCTCCGACGAGGAGATCCACGCGGTCGTCGACTTCACCAAGAACCAGGCCGAACCGGAGTACCAGGAGGGCGTCACCAGCGCCAAGGCGGGCGAGAAGAAGGAGGTCGACCCGGACATCGGCGACGATCTCGATCTGTTCGTGCAGGCCGTGGAGCTGGTGGTGACCTCGCAGTTCGGCTCCACCTCGATGTTGCAGCGCAAGCTGCGCGTGGGCTTCGCCAAGGCCGGGCGCCTGATGGACCTGATGGAGACGCGCAACGTGGTCGGGCCGAGCGAGGGGTCCAAGGCGCGCGACGTGCTGGTGAAACCCGATGAGCTGGAAGGGCTGCTGTACACGATCAAGGGCGGCGGCGAGCCGGTGGAGGTCGGGGACCCCGAGGGCGAGGGCTGA
- a CDS encoding TIGR03085 family metal-binding protein — translation MSLAQRERRALVVTMTAAGPDAPTLCGTWTVRELAAHLVVRERRPDAAPGILLKPLAGYLDSVQERAARRPFTELLEEIRTGPPWWSPLYPVDAVVNLTEMFVHHEDVRRGEPGWEPRALSEADDAKLWQSVRRMARMAYRKSPVTVVLTTPQGERVAAHNAGGDAVVLTGPPSELLLHAFGRNEVRLDTSGSQEDVRAVFDTDRSV, via the coding sequence ATGAGTTTGGCTCAACGGGAGCGGCGCGCACTGGTCGTGACGATGACCGCAGCGGGCCCCGACGCGCCGACCCTGTGCGGGACATGGACGGTGCGCGAACTGGCGGCGCATCTGGTGGTGCGCGAGCGGCGGCCCGACGCCGCCCCCGGCATCCTGCTGAAACCGCTTGCCGGGTACCTGGATTCGGTGCAGGAGCGGGCCGCGCGCCGGCCGTTCACCGAGCTGCTGGAGGAGATCCGCACCGGCCCGCCGTGGTGGTCGCCGCTGTACCCGGTGGACGCGGTGGTCAATCTCACCGAGATGTTCGTCCACCACGAGGACGTGCGCCGCGGCGAACCCGGCTGGGAGCCACGGGCATTGAGCGAAGCGGACGACGCGAAGCTGTGGCAGTCGGTGCGCCGGATGGCGCGCATGGCCTACCGCAAGTCGCCCGTGACGGTGGTGCTGACGACGCCGCAGGGCGAGCGCGTCGCCGCACACAACGCCGGCGGCGACGCGGTCGTGCTCACCGGCCCGCCCTCGGAACTGCTGCTGCACGCGTTCGGCCGCAACGAGGTTCGGCTCGACACCTCCGGCTCCCAGGAGGACGTGCGGGCCGTATTCGACACCGACCGCAGCGTCTGA